The genome window CGCGCGCGTCAGCGTCGTGAAACagcgaaacagagagaaatcTGGCACGCGATGCCCTTCCAGCTGTGTACTCGCAGCTTCAACTGTCTggttcccccttttctctcccctgttgtgtgtgtgtgtgtgtgtgtgtgtgtgtgctccacGAACCCCGCAGGGTGCCGTAggtgcgccactgccgctctAGCCTTTGTGCACATTCGTAcacgcgcttcttctccctcacttatttgcttccctttcctccctcaaCTCTACACCGTGGCGCACTTTATCGCCTCCGTCTCCGTTCatccttccccttcctcttaTTTGTATTTATCGTAGTGGCGATTCAGCAGCCACGTACCGGGCTTTCCCAGATGCCGCCGCGCTCCTACGACAAGAAGGCGTACCAGACCATCTACCCGCAGTACCTCGACTCCAACCTGACACCCAGCGAAGGTCGGCGACTGACTAAGTCGCAGGGAGTCGAGCACCCGACGATCGACGAGATCCTTCATGCACTTAGGGTCTTGGGCTACAAGGATGTCATTGTAGACCCGGCCCGCTCGTACCCGCGGAGTCAGAGCACCGCGAAGTTTCCAGTGGTACCGCGCGGGTGCATTAGGGTCTCCATCAAGACACCGGTGGACGAGCACTACATCAAGAAGAGCGACTTtgacacgcagcagcgcagcgctgtgATGGACAGCATCGACACTAAACAAGAGCTCCTCCGACGTGTAGCCACACTAATCAAGGAAAGGGCACCGAAGCGGCCACATCTCTCCACCGTGGAGGAAATTATCGCTGCATATAATCCCGTCCCCCAGCCAAAAAGCAAGAAATAGCGGGTGAGTCGACTCGACAGGAGAGTGCACACAGAGCTGTGTGTTCCAGTCACTGACGCGCAACGGTACTCTGACCTGAATAGCGAAGCTGGCGACGTCGTTGCCAGGCGATGATCAATATTGAGCGAGGGGCTGAAATGGAACGAATAAAAAAGTAAGTGAATACCCCACGCGCACGCTTGTGGGTAGCGGCTGGGCATCTTAGCCTGGTGCCGTGCCTCCCGCCCTCTTAAACCTCACTATGTAGGACGGAAGACAAGAAGGAGCAAATGCCAGTGTGTCGAGGCACACCTGTCCAGCCGTGCGCACGGCTCGACTGggcaggtgtgcgtgtgtgtgtgagggtggggggcagcgcgtgcggcgcACTTCTCTCCGTGGCGTCCTCGGGACTACTGACGCATCCACACTTGCAGACTGCGACGGTTGTTGCGTTttctcacctcctctctcgcgccTCTCACTTGTCTCAGTTCGCCTTACTTTGCTTGGccatttttttctctccaccCTCATCGCCCATgactttctctttcttttcgtgTCTCTTGCTATTCTTTCAACGTGTTCGCGTGCAGACTCGAGGCcaagcgtggcggtggctgaCCACCGTGTTCAGTAGCCCATTCACCCCCCGTGCAGATATCTTCAGCACatttcgccgccgcctctcgcCCAACGGTGGCGCCGTAGTACTTGAAGGACCACCGCGATGCGAATCTGCGTCGCCACGCATGAGTggctttcctttcttctcgtTAGACGATGTCTGTGACGTCGAGGAAATACAGGGCGGCGGGGCCGCGCCGCGCACCACTGCAGGCGATGGCATGAGCACCCGGCGTAGTCGACTCCGCCGCGTTCGGTGGCTGCCGCACCAACGCATTGTGATTCTCAAAGAGGTCGATCTGTGGACCGAGGACTGCGTAACGGAGAGCGTGCACGTTGTCGCGGAGCGACTTTGGCGGATTCGTGCAGATGCGAGGCGCACTGACAGAGCGCAGTACTTCGCCGAGTACCTGGCACTCCATGTCGACTCCCCGCGCCACTATCAGTGGCTCCTAAGCAGCTACGGCCCTTCGCTGCGGGATGTGCTGCTCACCCCCTCCATGACTCCCCTCACAGAGGAGCACTGCAAAGCCGTGCTGCGCCGTGTCCTCCTGGCACTCGATCATCTGCACCGCATGTCCACGTACGTACATGCCGACGTCAGCCTCGGCAATGTCTTGACTTCATCGTCAAGCTGGGACGACGTTGTGCTGGGAGACCTGGAGAGCGTGACCCCGATCGGTACGGTGCCTAGCAGGTGCCTtgggtcgtacttcttcaTGGCGCCGGAGAGACTAGTGGATGGCGCActgcctctctgccctcACGACGACGTTTGGGCGTTCGGCGTCGTTTGCTACAACCTGCTGACG of Leishmania braziliensis MHOM/BR/75/M2904 complete genome, chromosome 19 contains these proteins:
- a CDS encoding putative protein kinase produces the protein MSTRRSRLRRVRWLPHQRIVILKEVDLWTEDCVTESVHVVAERLWRIRADARRTDRAQYFAEYLALHVDSPRHYQWLLSSYGPSLRDVLLTPSMTPLTEEHCKAVLRRVLLALDHLHRMSTYVHADVSLGNVLTSSSSWDDVVLGDLESVTPIGTVPSRCLGSYFFMAPERLVDGALPLCPHDDVWAFGVVCYNLLTWDVAHPWCTLGTEADYSENYWALLDLMSKAKDVPPCQLLLQSPLSRCSKEALAFVGACLGWEPACRPSAAELLQHSWMLSP